GAAGGTCGGCGAGCACCCGACCGAGCACGCCCGTGTAGATGACGTCTGTTGCCCGACCGAGAAGGGCCGGTCCGACCACCTGGAGGACAACGGCGATGGCGGTGAGGACGATGATGAGGGCGATCTTCATGCGCGCCGGGCGCAGCATTCTGACGAGGCGCTTCATCGTGCCGCCGAAGTTCTCAGACTTCTCGATGGCGCGGGCGCCATGGTGCGGGCTCATGCGGCCTCCTCTGCGGAGAGCTGGGATGCGACGATCTCCCGATAGGTCGAGCAGGATTCCATGAGCTCCTCGTGTGTTCCCTGACCGACATCGCGGCCGCCGTCGAGGACGACGATCCGGTCGGCGTGGCGAATGGTGGAGATGCGCTGGGCGACGATGAGGACAGCGACGCCGGGGACGGCGTCCGGAAGTGCGTGCCGAAGCTTTTTGTCAGTGGCGAAGTCGAGCGCGGAGAACGAATCGTCGAAAATGATGAGGTCCACCTCTCCCGCCATCGCACGGTACAGGGCGCGGGCGATGGTGAGCCGCTGGCGCTGGCCTCCCGAGAGGTTCCGACCGCCGGGGTCGATCCGGGACTCGAGGCCGTCGTCGAGCTTCGCGACGAACTCCGTCGCCTGAGCCGCATCGAGAGCCCGCCAGATCCGCTCCTCATCGAACTCCAATGCTCCTCGCTGCCCGGTGACCGTCGACGCGACGGTGCCGGCGAACAGGTACGCCTTCTGCGGGACGAGGGCGATCCGGGCGCGCAGCGACGTCGGATCGAAGGAGCGGATGTCGGTACCGCCGAGGGTGACGGTGCCGGAAACCGGGTCGACCATGCGCGACAGCATGTGGACGAGCGTCGTCTTGCCGGATCCGGTGCCGCCGACGAGGGCAGTCGTCGAGCCCGCCGGAAGGCGGAGGTCGATCGAATCAAGCACGGGTCGGTCCGCGTCGTCGTATTGGACGGTTGCCCCGTCGAGCCGGAACTCGGCCGGGGATGGCGGCAGCGGAGTGGGCTCCGCGGGGGCGACGATGTCGATATCGGTGTGGAGGACGTCGCCGATGCGGTTCGCGGAGACGCGCGCCCGCGGCACCATCATGAACATCATCGCCGCCATCATGATCGCCATGAGGATCTGCATGAGGTAGTTGATGAAGGCGATGAGAGAACCGACCTGCATGGCGCCATCGTCGATGCGGTGACCGCCGAACCAGACGATTGCGACCGAGGATAGCCCGACGATCATCTGGATGACCGGCATCATGAACGCCCACGTCGTGCCGATCTTGAGCCAGACCTCCCGCATGTCATCGTTCGCCCTCCGGAAGCGCCGCTTCTGCGCCTGCTGACGGAGGAATGCGCGGATGACCCGAACACCGGTCAGCTGCTCGCGCAGGAGCCTGTTGATCGTATCGACCCTGGTCTGCTGGAC
This is a stretch of genomic DNA from Flaviflexus salsibiostraticola. It encodes these proteins:
- a CDS encoding ABC transporter ATP-binding protein encodes the protein MLIQLTWDYLRHRKGRVAAVLVLQLIQSIASLWLPALNAAIINDGVLEADIPVIWQLGGVMLGVTILQVIAISAAIYLGAGLAMGLGHHLRSEVFGKVQSFGRAELHRFGPASLITRSTNDVSQVQMVVHLTFTIIVMAPIMGVGGIVMAAAQDVVLSGLFVVIVPILGLFTFSMMVRLGPLYEVQQTRVDTINRLLREQLTGVRVIRAFLRQQAQKRRFRRANDDMREVWLKIGTTWAFMMPVIQMIVGLSSVAIVWFGGHRIDDGAMQVGSLIAFINYLMQILMAIMMAAMMFMMVPRARVSANRIGDVLHTDIDIVAPAEPTPLPPSPAEFRLDGATVQYDDADRPVLDSIDLRLPAGSTTALVGGTGSGKTTLVHMLSRMVDPVSGTVTLGGTDIRSFDPTSLRARIALVPQKAYLFAGTVASTVTGQRGALEFDEERIWRALDAAQATEFVAKLDDGLESRIDPGGRNLSGGQRQRLTIARALYRAMAGEVDLIIFDDSFSALDFATDKKLRHALPDAVPGVAVLIVAQRISTIRHADRIVVLDGGRDVGQGTHEELMESCSTYREIVASQLSAEEAA